One Punica granatum isolate Tunisia-2019 chromosome 3, ASM765513v2, whole genome shotgun sequence genomic window carries:
- the LOC116199916 gene encoding probable sulfate transporter 3.5 has translation MVACLLISDTSKNMASKLWVVQHLNFDPQYLPVTLQAGIISGILALAEGTAIGRSFAIMRNYQTDGNEEMIAFGLMNIVGSFSSCYLTTGPFSKSAVNFNAGCRTAMSNIVMAVCLRLTLLFLGPLFSYTPLVALSAIIMVAMFGLIKYEEAYRFFKVDKFDFIICMAAFFGVTFISMDVGLHISLGLSLGRALLSVARPATCKLGKMPESALFRDIEQYPFSNENEISGILILEMGSPIYFANCV, from the exons ATGGTGGCttgtttgcttatttcggACACGTCGAAAAACATGGCATCCAAATT GTGGGTCGTTCAGCATTTGAACTTCGACCCCCAATATTTACCAGTGACTTTGCAAGCTGGAATCATCTCCGGAATTTTGGCCTTGGCA GAAGGTACAGCAATAGGGAGGAGCTTTGCAATCATGAGGAATTATCAGACGGATGGTAACGAGGAGATGATTGCTTTTGGACTCATGAATATTGTCGGTTCTTTCAGTTCTTGCTATCTCACCACAG GGCCATTCTCGAAATCTGCTGTGAACTTTAATGCCGGTTGCCGGACGGCCATGTCGAACATAGTCATGGCGGTCTGCCTGAGGCTGACGCTGCTGTTTCTGGGCCCTCTGTTCAGCTACACCCCTCTGGTGGCCCTATCCGCCATCATAATGGTCGCCATGTTCGGGTTGATAAAGTACGAGGAAGCTTACAGGTTCTTCAAGGTCGACAAGTTTGACTTCATCATCTGCATGGCTGCCTTCTTTGGCGTCACCTTTATCAGCATGGATGTTGGGCTCCATATATCC TTGGGACTGTCATTGGGGAGGGCACTTCTTTCCGTGGCCAGGCCGGCTACGTGCAAGCTTGGAAAAATGCCGGAATCGGCCCTTTTTAGGGACATAGAGCAGTACCCCTTTTCGAATGAGAATGAGATTTCAGGAATCTTGATTCTCGAAATGGGTTCTCCAATTTATTTCGCCAACTGTGTCTAA
- the LOC116199800 gene encoding probable leucine-rich repeat receptor-like protein kinase At1g35710, with translation MHPSSVIMSPLPILLLRAILALISVLATSHPLVRHSYVIASSSSIGNYDRTAARGEVEALLKWKSSLKGQGRPLLPSWNATIPSCSWVGISCDSSRRIVSLNISGYDLYGTLRNFDFSSFPDMTTLVLANISLSGTIPPSIGNLSELNHLDFSQNHLSGSIPDSLGRLGSLTNLFLNENNLSGQIPSAICNLSKLSVLYLNKNQLTGSFSREIGKLESLTDLRLNKNKLSGHIPSTIGDLSKLSFLYLHKNQLSGSIPSEIGKLESLGELDLSENELSGHIPSTIGNLSKLRLLYLYANLFNGSVPREIGKLESLTVLQLLGNKLSGHIPSTISNLSKLSVLYLYENQLTGSVPSEIGKLESLIELALYDNKLSGHIPSTIGNLSKLSELYLYKNQLIGSVPSEIGKLESLTKLALYDNKLSGHIPSTIGNLSKLEVLSLFTNLFSGSLPVEMNNLTQLTNLQLGDNNFTGNLPPDVCRDGVLVNISVAFNFFTGPIPRSLKNCSTLFRVRLDYNQLTGDISDALGTYLNLYYLDLSYNELHGMLPARIGQYNNLTLLRISNNKISGALPSELENMKRLNVLDLSTNHISGGITKDLAKLKKLFELSLENNELTGSIPPEIGTILTLRNLSLSKNRLVGHIPKQLGNCIDLLSLNLSGNELHDSIPVEISNLRSLEILDLSGNSLVGEIPEQFWRLQSLETLNLSHNNLSGEISSTFNDMAGLKTVDVSYNQLEGPIPNSTAFHNASIDAVRGNKGLCGGIVGLETCPLEKEDRKLLVILLPIIAIMLLFMVTLGFWHTMIGRTKRNVEDQLVSTNGNLFAIWSYDGVIMYENIIEATEEFDSKYCIGSGAYGSVYKARLSTDQIVAVKKFHIMPDEDIVGTTEISWQKAFRSEIRALIEIRHRNIVKLYGFCSSPRHSFLVYEYLEGGNLENLLSDRETAAGFGWLERRNVARGVADALCYMHHDCSPSIIHRDISSKNILLDLEYEVHVSDFGTARFMKPDSSNCTSFAGTFGYAAPELAYTMEVNEKCDVYSFGVLTLELIMGRHPGDLISSSLSSVYHMQLKEILDQRIPYPKDEIMADLISVLDIAFSCLSYRPTMKQVSQGLSTRRSGTLDYSWEINLGELFNLRGLIL, from the exons ATGCATCCAAGCTCAGTCATCATGTCACCACTGCCCATTCTTCTACTCCGTGCCATCCTGGCCCTCATTTCCGTGCTCGCAACTTCTCATCCTCTCGTCAGGCATTCTTATGTCATTGCTAGCAGTAGTTCCATCGGAAATTATGATCGAACCGCTGCTAGAGGTGAGGTGGAGGcactcttgaaatggaaatccAGTCTCAAAGGCCAAGGCcgtcctctcttgccctcgtGGAATGCTACCATCCCGTCCTGCAGCTGGGTGGGGATATCATGCGATAGTTCTCGGAGAATCGTAAGCCTGAACATCTCTGGCTATGACCTTTACGGTACGCTCAGAAACTTCGACTTCTCCTCCTTCCCCGACATGACCACTCTCGTGCTAGCCAATATTTCTCTGTCGGGAACCATCCCTCCAAGTATTGGTAACCTTTCCGAGCTCAATCACCTCGATTTTTCGCAAAATCACCTTTCAG GTTCGATTCCTGATTCACTCGGAAGGTTGGGCAGTTTAACCAACTTATTTCTTAATGAGAACAATCTCTCTGGCCAAATTCCTTCTGCCATATGCAACTTGAGTAAGCTTAGTGTGCTATATTTGAACAAGAATCAGCTCACTGGCTCATTTTCAAGAGAAATTGGGAAGCTGGAATCACTCACTGATTTAAGACTTAATAAAAACAAGCTCTCTGGCCATATTCCTTCCACCATTGGCGACTTGAGTAAGCTTAGTTTTCTATATTTGCACAAGAATCAACTCAGTGGCTCAATTCCAAGTGAAATTGGGAAGCTGGAATCACTCGGTGAATTAGATCTTTCTGAGAATGAGCTCTCTGGCCATATTCCTTCTACCATTGGCAACTTGAGTAAGCTTAGGTTGCTATATTTGTACGCGAATCTGTTTAATGGCTCAGTTCCAAGAGAAATCGGGAAGTTGGAATCACTCACTGTATTACAACTACTTGGAAACAAGCTCTCTGGCCATATTCCTTCTACCATTAGCAACTTGAGTAAGCTTAGTGTGCTATATTTGTACGAGAATCAGCTCACTGGCTCAGTTCCAAGTGAAATCGGGAAGCTGGAATCACTCATTGAATTAGCTCTTTATGATAATAAGCTCTCCGGCCATATTCCTTCTACCATTGGCAACTTGAGTAAGCTTAGTGAGCTATATTTGTACAAGAATCAGCTCATTGGTTCAGTTCCAAGTGAAATCGGGAAGCTGGAATCACTCACTAAATTAGCTCTTTATGATAATAAGCTCTCTGGCCATATTCCTTCTACCATTGGCAACTTGAGTAAGCTTGAGGTGTTATCTTTGTTCACGAATCTGTTTAGTGGCTCTCTTCCCGTAGAGATGAACAATCTCACGCAGTTAACGAATCTGCAGTTGGGTGATAATAATTTCACTGGCAATCTACCTCCCGATGTATGTCGGGATGGTGTGCTTGTAAACATTTCTGTGGCTTTTAACTTCTTCACTGGGCCCATTCCTCGAAGCCTGAAGAATTGCTCAACTCTATTCAGAGTCAGGCTTGATTACAACCAACTCACTGGAGACATATCAGATGCCCTCGGCACATACCTGAATCTATATTATCTTGATTTGAGTTATAATGAGCTCCACGGAATGCTCCCTGCAAGAATTGGGCAATACAACAATTTGACCCTCTTGAGAATCTCCAACAACAAAATCTCTGGGGCTTTACCTTCTGAGCTTGAAAACATGAAAAGGCTTAATGTCCTCGACCTCTCGACAAATCATATTTCTGGGGGAATAACAAAAGACCTTGCAAAACTGAAGAAACTTTTTGAACTTTCATTGGAGAATAACGAACTCACGGGAAGCATTCCTCCTGAGATTGGGACGATTTTGACTTTGCGAAATCTTAGCCTTTCTAAGAACAGACTAGTGGGCCACATCCCTAAGCAACTCGGGAACTGCATCGACCTATTGTCCTTGAACTTAAGTGGGAATGAATTGCATGACAGTATTCCCGTCGAGATAAGCAATCTACGATCTCTAGAAATCCTTGATCTTAGTGGAAACTCCTTGGTTGGAGAAATACCGGAGCAGTTTTGGCGGTTGCAAAGTTTAGAGACCCTAAACCTCTCACACAACAATCTCTCTGGTGAGATTTCATCAACTTTCAATGATATGGCAGGCTTGAAAACAGTTGATGTTTCCTATAACCAGTTGGAGGGTCCGATACCCAATAGTACAGCCTTCCATAATGCTTCAATTGATGCTGTGAGAGGTAATAAGGGCTTATGCGGAGGAATTGTAGGTCTTGAGACATGTCCTTTGGAGAAGGAAGACAGAAAGTTGTTGGTGATTTTGCTCCCTATAATTGCTATTATGCTTCTTTTTATGGTCACTTTGGGATTTTGGCACACTATGATTGGTCGGACCAAAAGAAATGTCGAGGACCAATTGGTCTCTACCAATGGGAATTTGTTTGCAATATGGAGCTATGACGGAGTAATAATGTACGAGAACATCATCGAAGCCACCGAGGAATTCGACTCAAAGTACTGCATTGGGTCTGGAGCATACGGGAGTGTTTACAAGGCAAGGTTGTCGACCGATCAGATTGTTGCGGTGAAGAAATTCCATATTATGCCAGACGAAGACATAGTTGGCACTACTG AGATATCATGGCAGAAGGCTTTCAGGAGCGAAATCCGAGCTTTGATAGAGATCCGACACCGTAACATTGTCAAACTATATGGCTTTTGCTCATCGCCGAGGCACTCGTTTCTTGTGTACGAGTACTTGGAAGGTGGGAACCTAGAAAATCTTTTGAGCGACCGTGAGACTGCAGCAGGATTTGGGTGGCTCGAGCGCAGGAATGTGGCAAGAGGCGTGGCAGATGCACTGTGCTACATGCACCATGATTGTTCTCCATCTATAATTCACCGCGACATTTCCAGCAAAAATATTCTTCTCGATCTGGAGTATGAGGTCCATGTCTCGGACTTCGGGACAGCAAGATTTATGAAACCAGATTCATCAAACTGTACTTCATTTGCCGGCACATTTGGATATGCTGCTCCAG AGCTTGCATACACCATGGAGGTAAACGAGAAGTGCGATGTCTACAGTTTTGGAGTCTTAACCCTGGAGTTAATCATGGGAAGACATCCGGGAGATCTCATATCATCCTCTCTTAGTAGTGTTTATCATATGCAACTCAAGGAGATATTGGACCAGCGTATTCCATATCCCAAAGATGAAATTATGGCTGATTTGATTTCTGTCCTAGATATAGCATTTTCATGCTTAAGCTATAGACCGACAATGAAGCAAGTTTCTCAAGGTTTATCCACTCGAAGATCCGGCACGCTTGATTATTCTTGGGAGATCAATCTTGgagaattgttcaatttgagaGGCTTGATTTTGTGA
- the LOC116200598 gene encoding UDP-glycosyltransferase 71A16-like: MKDRVLLHLQSLRDEQGRDITELKGLSSRISYPQLGQPCSGKASGRTREIAQALEQGQHRFLWSLCRPPSKGKMEYPSDYANLEHALPEGFLGQTAPIRKVIGGPQVAALAHPVVGVLGLGVEVKKDYRRDVAGEQDVIVVSLEELKKAIKVLMETKTGEELRKKVKEMKEKCRVAIKVLPILH; encoded by the exons ATGAAGGATCGAGTGCTGCTTCACCTCCAGTCCCTCCGTGATGAGCAAGGCCGAGACATTACTGAGTTAAAAGGACTCAGTAGTCGAATTAGCTATCCCCAGCTGGGTCAACCCTGTTCCGGCAAAG CTTCGGGGAGGACCAGAGAGATAGCCCAGGCTCTAGAGCAAGGCCAGCACCGGTTTCTGTGGTCCTTATGCCGGCCACCATCCAAGGGAAAGATGGAGTACCCCAGTGACTATGCGAACCTCGAGCACGCCCTGCCAGAAGGATTCCTAGGTCAGACAGCTCCGATTAGGAAGGTGATAGGGGGCCCACAGGTGGCAGCATTGGCGCACCCAGTTGTCGGAG TACTCGGGCTTGGAGTCGAGGTGAAGAAGGATTACAGGAGAGATGTTGCAGGTGAGCAGGATGTGATTGTGGTCTCGTTGGAGGAGTTAAAGAAAGCTATTAAAGTTCTGATGGAGACCAAGACTGGGGAGGAATTGAGGAAGAAGGTGAAGGAGATGAAGGAGAAGTGCAGGGTAGCTATTAAGGTTCTTCCTATTTTGCATTGA
- the LOC116199810 gene encoding uncharacterized protein LOC116199810 isoform X1, protein MGARNLFLLETHSDNLFGGGAKGDFLNRFLHGNMLRVVGSFWVLLCNFFLCALGSVSRHIFRIHHAGDEGSESNEKSCHFYDPQQENHETRGSLKEAEPDKAVESSEEDDHHTCSGDERGSLLLEASLSKYQFSFGNNISRFVEEPRVLSFTIQELYAGSIDSASLGACDSSDEAAISPEKVEDFAEERKSVDGTGIENPLEEEEERGNFSVHQIAEKAEAISSENELVGEEKVSSEGRNFTGNSSQNDLALESVDSNDGFYTNIDKVDSFTREAILEAGDNIDSCTDKGSLSGGFWPFEEEAGEEDEEKSDSEASYRWDEDLADPETASSIEDRQDQSDDDDDGGYIEMELRDEVFSVGNSGGAEEELEHGERGKAEFDDQNDMDSLWEHDEIIEQLKLELKNARTGGLPTILEESETEKESVCSPPPKMADDLMKPLKITDQKLEHKDRVMEIQKVYKSYAERMRKLDVLNYQTMHAIGLVHLKDPLRSNATQRPSSPMIKYLLSQNLLPIKLRRNKIDPTAKSMEAYYGDLEMVYVGQVCLSWEILQWQYSKSRELLESDPYGSHQYNSVAGEFQLFQVLLLRFIENEPFQGPRIENYVKNRCVVRSLLQVPALRDDSFGEKKAKGGAEDAVPYPALMEIIEESIRLFWDFVRSDKEEGDAIHRACKKTQFNLLDATDLELLIATRNHLQKKEKKLKDIVRSGNCIVRRFQKHRNQADQTLLLVLAQVEVRLISRVLNMAKVTKDQVLWCCEKLDRINFVSRKIYVEPSFLLFPC, encoded by the exons ATGGGTGCCCGGAATCTGTTCTTGCTGGAAACCCACTCTGATAATTTGTTTGGTGGAGGAGCAAAAGGCGATTTCTTAAACCGGTTCCTCCACGGGAACATGCTGCGGGTCGTGGGCTCCTTCTGGGTTCTGCTCTGCAACTTCTTCCTCTGCGCCCTCGGTTCAGTCAGCCGACATATATTCAG GATTCATCACGCAGGTGATGAGGGGTCTGAGAGTAACGAGAAAAGTTGCCATTTTTATGACCCCCAGCAAGAAAATCATGAGACCCGTGGTAGCTTAAAGGAGGCAGAGCCTGATAAAGCGGTTGAGAGTAGTGAAGAAGACGATCACCACACCTGTAGTGGAGATGAGAGGGGCTCTCTTCTTTTGGAAGCTTCGTTGAGCAAGTACCAATTTTCTTTCGGGAACAACATCAGCAGGTTCGTCGAAGAGCCCAGAGTTCTGAGCTTTACCATTCAGGAACTGTATGCGGGTTCAATTGATTCTGCCAGTCTTGGGGCTTGTGATTCTTCTGATGAAGCTGCGATAAGCCCTGAGAAAGTCGAAGACTTCGCCGAAGAAAGGAAGTCGGTGGACGGCACCGGTATTGAGAATCCTttagaggaggaggaagaaagggGGAATTTCAGTGTTCATCAGATCGCTGAGAAGGCAGAGGCGATTAGTTCTGAAAACGAACTTGTGGGTGAGGAGAAAGTTTCCAGTGAAGGTCGGAATTTCACGGGAAATTCATCTCAAAACGATCTAGCGTTGGAATCTGTTGATTCTAATGACGGGTTCTATACGAATATTGACAAAGTCGATTCTTTTACTCGTGAAGCTATCTTAGAAGCAGGTGATAACATTGATTCTTGCACTGATAAAGGATCTCTCTCGGGAGGTTTTTGGCCATTTGAAGAGGAAGCTGGGGAGGAAGACGAAGAAAAATCAGACTCAGAGGCAAGTTACAGGTGGGACGAAGATTTAGCTGACCCGGAAACAGCTTCTTCAATTGAAGATCGACAAGACCAatctgatgatgatgatgatggtggaTATATAGAAATGGAGCTGCGAGATGAGGTTTTCTCGGTCGGAAACTCTGGAGGAGCTGAAGAAGAGTTGGAACATGGAGAAAGAGGCAAAGCAGAATTCGATGATCAGAATGATATGGACAGTTTGTGGGAGCACGATGAGATAATTGAGCAGCTCAAGTTGGAACTCAAGAACGCGAGAACCGGCGGGCTCCCGACCATTCTAGAGGAATCAGAAACGGAAAAGGAGTCGGTTTGTTCTCCTCCTCCAAAGATGGCTGATGACCTGATGAAGCCGCTGAAGATCACTGATCAGAAACTCGAGCACAAGGATCGGGTCATGGAGATCCAAAAGGTCTACAAGAGCTACGCTGAAAGGATGCGAAAGTTGGACGTCTTGAATTACCAGACGATGCACGCCATCG GGCTTGTCCATCTAAAAGACCCTCTAAGATCGAATGCAACTCAGAGGCCATCGTCCCCCATGATTAAATATCTGCTCTCGCAAAACTTGTTGCCAATTAAATTACGGAGAAACAAGATTGATCCTACTGCAAAGTCGATGGAAGCATACTACGGGGACCTAGAAATGGTTTATGTTGGGCAAGTTTGCCTCTCGTGGGAGATACTCCAGTGGCAGTATAGTAAATCAAGGGAGCTGCTGGAGTCCGATCCATACGGGTCGCACCAGTATAACTCTGTGGCGGGCGAGTTCCAGCTATTCCAGGTGCTCCTACTTAGGTTCATCGAGAACGAGCCTTTCCAGGGCCCAAGGATTGAGAATTATGTCAAGAATCGTTGCGTTGTGAGAAGCCTTCTCCAAGTACCGGCTTTAAGAG ATGATAGCTTCGGAGAGAAGAAGGCCAAAGGGGGAGCAGAAGACGCCGTACCATATCCAGCACTAATGGAAATCATCGAAGAATCAATCCGCCTTTTCTGGGATTTTGTTCGTTCCGATAAGGAAGAAGGGGATGCGATCCACAGAGCTTGCAAGAAAACTCAGTTCAATCTCCTAGACGCCACAGATCTCGAGCTTCTGATTGCCACAAGAAATCACCTCCAAAAG AAGGAAAAGAAGCTGAAGGACATAGTCAGGAGTGGGAACTGCATCGTGAGGCGGTTCCAGAAACACCGGAACCAGGCAGATCAGACACTGCTACTGGTGTTGGCTCAGGTGGAAGTGAGATTGATCTCAAGGGTCCTGAACATGGCGAAGGTCACGAAAGACCAAGTTCTATGGTGTTGTGAGAAGCTCGACCGAATCAACTTTGTCAGCCGGAAGATTTACGTCGAGCCTTCATTTTTGCTCTTCCCCTGCTGA
- the LOC116199922 gene encoding glutathione S-transferase U10-like: MESEKTDQAVLIGSWYASYTNRVKVALKIKGIPYEYIEEDTTNKSELLLRHNPVHKKVPVLVHNGRPVAESLVILEYIDEQWSRRPRLLPEDPYHRAKVRFWANFYDEKIKAGSYSIMKSRGKDRDKAVDDYMELLKVFVEGIQRDFPSKSPFHEGESLGLLGIVVGANAGNYEAFNEAFGLELGPHNSPAFFSWVDALKDHPVMKETLPPHHKLVAKLKKSLPVS, from the exons ATGGAATCGGAGAAGACAGACCAAGCGGTGCTGATCGGAAGCTGGTACGCCTCCTACACCAACAGGGTGAAAGTTGCCCTCAAGATCAAGGGCATACCTTACGAGTACATAGAGGAAGATACCACCAACAAGAGCGAGCTCCTCCTCCGCCACAACCCGGTCCACAAGAAAGTCCCTGTGCTTGTGCACAACGGCCGTCCGGTTGCGGAGTCGCTGGTGATACTTGAGTACATTGACGAGCAATGGAGCCGCAGGCCCAGACTATTGCCCGAGGATCCTTATCACAGGGCCAAGGTCCGGTTCTGGGCCAACTTTTACGATGAAAAG ATCAAGGCTGGAAGCTATTCGATAATGAAGTCAAGAGGCAAGGACCGGGACAAGGCCGTCGACGACTACATGGAGCTGCTCAAAGTGTTCGTAGAAGGTATCCAGAGGGACTTCCCGTCGAAATCCCCGTTCCACGAGGGGGAGAGCTTGGGCCTTCTTGGGATAGTAGTGGGAGCAAATGCGGGCAACTACGAGGCCTTCAATGAGGCCTTTGGGCTTGAGTTGGGTCCGCACAACTCCCCAGCATTCTTCTCTTGGGTCGATGCCCTTAAGGATCATCCAGTGATGAAGGAGACCCTCCCACCTCACCACAAGCTCGTTGCCAAGCTTAAGAAGAGCCTTCCAGTCTCCTAG
- the LOC116199810 gene encoding uncharacterized protein LOC116199810 isoform X2: MGARNLFLLETHSDNLFGGGAKGDFLNRFLHGNMLRVVGSFWVLLCNFFLCALGSVSRHIFRIHHAGDEGSESNEKSCHFYDPQQENHETRGSLKEAEPDKAVESSEEDDHHTCSGDERGSLLLEASLSKYQFSFGNNISRFVEEPRVLSFTIQELYAGSIDSASLGACDSSDEAAISPEKVEDFAEERKSVDGTGIENPLEEEEERGNFSVHQIAEKAEAISSENELVGEEKVSSEGRNFTGNSSQNDLALESVDSNDGFYTNIDKVDSFTREAILEAGDNIDSCTDKGSLSGGFWPFEEEAGEEDEEKSDSEASYRWDEDLADPETASSIEDRQDQSDDDDDGGYIEMELRDEVFSVGNSGGAEEELEHGERGKAEFDDQNDMDSLWEHDEIIEQLKLELKNARTGGLPTILEESETEKESVCSPPPKMADDLMKPLKITDQKLEHKDRVMEIQKVYKSYAERMRKLDVLNYQTMHAIDDSFGEKKAKGGAEDAVPYPALMEIIEESIRLFWDFVRSDKEEGDAIHRACKKTQFNLLDATDLELLIATRNHLQKKEKKLKDIVRSGNCIVRRFQKHRNQADQTLLLVLAQVEVRLISRVLNMAKVTKDQVLWCCEKLDRINFVSRKIYVEPSFLLFPC; the protein is encoded by the exons ATGGGTGCCCGGAATCTGTTCTTGCTGGAAACCCACTCTGATAATTTGTTTGGTGGAGGAGCAAAAGGCGATTTCTTAAACCGGTTCCTCCACGGGAACATGCTGCGGGTCGTGGGCTCCTTCTGGGTTCTGCTCTGCAACTTCTTCCTCTGCGCCCTCGGTTCAGTCAGCCGACATATATTCAG GATTCATCACGCAGGTGATGAGGGGTCTGAGAGTAACGAGAAAAGTTGCCATTTTTATGACCCCCAGCAAGAAAATCATGAGACCCGTGGTAGCTTAAAGGAGGCAGAGCCTGATAAAGCGGTTGAGAGTAGTGAAGAAGACGATCACCACACCTGTAGTGGAGATGAGAGGGGCTCTCTTCTTTTGGAAGCTTCGTTGAGCAAGTACCAATTTTCTTTCGGGAACAACATCAGCAGGTTCGTCGAAGAGCCCAGAGTTCTGAGCTTTACCATTCAGGAACTGTATGCGGGTTCAATTGATTCTGCCAGTCTTGGGGCTTGTGATTCTTCTGATGAAGCTGCGATAAGCCCTGAGAAAGTCGAAGACTTCGCCGAAGAAAGGAAGTCGGTGGACGGCACCGGTATTGAGAATCCTttagaggaggaggaagaaagggGGAATTTCAGTGTTCATCAGATCGCTGAGAAGGCAGAGGCGATTAGTTCTGAAAACGAACTTGTGGGTGAGGAGAAAGTTTCCAGTGAAGGTCGGAATTTCACGGGAAATTCATCTCAAAACGATCTAGCGTTGGAATCTGTTGATTCTAATGACGGGTTCTATACGAATATTGACAAAGTCGATTCTTTTACTCGTGAAGCTATCTTAGAAGCAGGTGATAACATTGATTCTTGCACTGATAAAGGATCTCTCTCGGGAGGTTTTTGGCCATTTGAAGAGGAAGCTGGGGAGGAAGACGAAGAAAAATCAGACTCAGAGGCAAGTTACAGGTGGGACGAAGATTTAGCTGACCCGGAAACAGCTTCTTCAATTGAAGATCGACAAGACCAatctgatgatgatgatgatggtggaTATATAGAAATGGAGCTGCGAGATGAGGTTTTCTCGGTCGGAAACTCTGGAGGAGCTGAAGAAGAGTTGGAACATGGAGAAAGAGGCAAAGCAGAATTCGATGATCAGAATGATATGGACAGTTTGTGGGAGCACGATGAGATAATTGAGCAGCTCAAGTTGGAACTCAAGAACGCGAGAACCGGCGGGCTCCCGACCATTCTAGAGGAATCAGAAACGGAAAAGGAGTCGGTTTGTTCTCCTCCTCCAAAGATGGCTGATGACCTGATGAAGCCGCTGAAGATCACTGATCAGAAACTCGAGCACAAGGATCGGGTCATGGAGATCCAAAAGGTCTACAAGAGCTACGCTGAAAGGATGCGAAAGTTGGACGTCTTGAATTACCAGACGATGCACGCCATCG ATGATAGCTTCGGAGAGAAGAAGGCCAAAGGGGGAGCAGAAGACGCCGTACCATATCCAGCACTAATGGAAATCATCGAAGAATCAATCCGCCTTTTCTGGGATTTTGTTCGTTCCGATAAGGAAGAAGGGGATGCGATCCACAGAGCTTGCAAGAAAACTCAGTTCAATCTCCTAGACGCCACAGATCTCGAGCTTCTGATTGCCACAAGAAATCACCTCCAAAAG AAGGAAAAGAAGCTGAAGGACATAGTCAGGAGTGGGAACTGCATCGTGAGGCGGTTCCAGAAACACCGGAACCAGGCAGATCAGACACTGCTACTGGTGTTGGCTCAGGTGGAAGTGAGATTGATCTCAAGGGTCCTGAACATGGCGAAGGTCACGAAAGACCAAGTTCTATGGTGTTGTGAGAAGCTCGACCGAATCAACTTTGTCAGCCGGAAGATTTACGTCGAGCCTTCATTTTTGCTCTTCCCCTGCTGA
- the LOC116200597 gene encoding glutathione S-transferase U10-like translates to MESEKTDQAVLIGSWYASYTNRVEVALKIKGIPYEYIEEDTTNKSELLLRHNPVHKQVPVLVHNGRLVAESLVILKYIDEQWSRGPRLLPEDPYHRAKVRFWANFYNEKIKAGGYSIIKSRGKDRDKAIDDYMELLKVFVEGIQRDFPSKSLFHEGESLGHLGIVVGANAGNYEAFNEAFGLEVGPHNSPAFFSWVDALKDHPVMKETLPPPHKLVAKLKKSLPVS, encoded by the exons ATGGAATCGGAGAAGACAGACCAAGCGGTGCTGATCGGAAGCTGGTACGCCTCCTACACCAACAGGGTGGAAGTAGCCCTCAAGATCAAGGGCATACCCTACGAGTACATAGAGGAAGATACCACCAACAAGAGCGAGCTCCTCCTCCGCCACAACCCGGTCCACAAACAAGTCCCCGTGCTTGTGCACAACGGCCGTCTGGTCGCAGAGTCGCTGGTGATACTCAAGTACATTGACGAACAATGGAGCCGCGGGCCCAGACTGTTGCCTGAGGATCCTTACCACAGGGCCAAGGTACGGTTCTGGGCCAACTTTTACAATGAAAAG ATCAAGGCTGGAGGCTATTCGATAATCAAGTCAAGAGGCAAGGACCGAGACAAGGCCATCGATGACTACATGGAGCTGCTCAAAGTGTTCGTAGAAGGTATCCAGAGGGACTTCCCGTCGAAATCCCTGTTCCACGAGGGGGAGAGCTTGGGCCATCTTGGGATAGTAGTGGGAGCAAATGCGGGCAACTACGAGGCCTTCAATGAGGCCTTTGGGCTTGAGGTGGGTCCACACAACTCCCCAGCATTCTTCTCTTGGGTCGATGCCCTTAAGGATCATCCAGTGATGAAGGAGACCCTCCCACCTCCCCACAAGCTCGTTGCCAAGCTTAAGAAGAGCCTTCCAGTCTCCTAG
- the LOC116199949 gene encoding 60S ribosomal protein L34 produces the protein MVQRLTYRKRHSYATRSNQHRVVKTPGGKLVYQSTKKRASGPKCPVTGKRIQGIPHLRPAEYKRSRLPRNRRTVNRAYGGVLSGGAVRERIIRAFLVEEQKIVKKVLKMQKAKEKLAGKS, from the exons ATGGTGCAGCGGCTGACCTACCGGAAGCGGCACAGCTACGCCACTAGGTCGAACCAGCACCGGGTCGTCAAAACCCCTG GTGGGAAGCTTGTTTACCAGAGCACCAAGAAGAGAGCCAGTGGCCCCAAGTGCCCTGTCACCGGCAAGAGGATTCAGGGG ATTCCTCACTTGAGGCCTGCTGAATACAAGAGGTCAAGATTACCTAGGAATCGCCGAACTGTGAACCGTGCATATGGTGGAGTTTTGTCTGGAGGAGCTGTCAGAGAGAG GATCATCCGTGCCTTTTTGGTGGAAGAGCAAAAGATCGTGAAGAAAGTCTTGAAGATGCAGAAGGCCAAGGAAAAGCTCGCCGGCAAGAGCTAA